A genomic region of Methyloterricola oryzae contains the following coding sequences:
- the folE gene encoding GTP cyclohydrolase I FolE — protein MENHFANLIQDIGEDLTREGLVDTPKRAAAAFKYLNSGYHLSLDKVLNNAIFEADTEDMVIVKDIELYSLCEHHLLPFIGKCHVAYLPKGKVLGLSKVARIVEMYARRLQIQERLTKQIADAIQTAVNPAGVAVVIEAKHLCMMMRGVEKQNSSMMTSSMLGLFRRQISTRSEFLELINRR, from the coding sequence ATGGAAAACCATTTTGCAAATCTGATTCAGGATATTGGCGAAGACTTGACACGCGAGGGCCTGGTCGATACCCCCAAGCGTGCCGCGGCAGCCTTCAAGTACCTGAATAGCGGCTACCACCTCTCCCTCGACAAGGTATTGAACAACGCGATTTTCGAGGCGGACACCGAGGACATGGTGATCGTCAAGGATATTGAACTGTATTCCCTGTGCGAGCATCACCTGCTCCCCTTCATCGGTAAGTGCCACGTGGCCTATCTCCCCAAGGGCAAGGTGCTGGGGCTTTCCAAGGTGGCGCGCATCGTCGAGATGTATGCCCGCAGGCTGCAGATCCAGGAGCGCCTTACCAAGCAGATCGCCGATGCCATCCAGACAGCGGTTAACCCTGCGGGGGTTGCCGTGGTCATCGAGGCAAAGCATCTTTGCATGATGATGCGCGGTGTGGAAAAGCAGAATTCCTCCATGATGACCTCGTCCATGTTGGGCTTGTTCCGCCGCCAGATCAGCACCCGCTCCGAGTTCCTCGAACTCATCAACCGGCGCTGA
- a CDS encoding DUF4845 domain-containing protein has translation MSRLSRQSGMTMIGFLLMFMLVGFFTLLTIKLVPIYLEHYKIVSSLEALKSDPDLATRPKEEILKTLEKRWDINMVNRVTAQDVKITKQGGRLTVQIAYEAVEHIMGNVDVLVTFDDSIEAGGD, from the coding sequence ATGAGTAGATTATCGCGTCAGTCGGGCATGACCATGATCGGCTTCCTGCTGATGTTTATGCTGGTCGGTTTCTTCACGCTGCTCACCATCAAACTGGTGCCCATCTATCTCGAACATTATAAGATCGTGAGTTCGCTGGAGGCCCTGAAGTCCGATCCGGACTTGGCGACCCGGCCCAAGGAGGAGATCCTCAAAACCCTGGAGAAGCGCTGGGACATCAACATGGTGAACCGGGTGACCGCCCAGGATGTGAAAATCACCAAGCAGGGCGGCCGGCTCACGGTTCAGATCGCCTACGAGGCGGTGGAGCACATCATGGGGAATGTGGATGTACTGGTGACCTTCGATGACAGTATCGAGGCGGGGGGCGATTGA
- the pdxJ gene encoding pyridoxine 5'-phosphate synthase produces MQSKQSILLGVNIDHVATIRQARGTRYPEVVQAALLAEQAGADGITAHLREDRRHIQDRDIELLRAMLNSRLNLEMAVTEEMVAIACRVRPQACCLVPERREELTTEGGLDVSGHFEHVRVACQRLGTAGVEVSLFIDPEPQQVDAAARAGAPVIELHTGQYAEAASGAQQRQELERLARAALQAEGLGLQVNAGHGLHYHNVEPICRIGQFRELNIGHAIVARALFVGMERAVSDMKTLMVKARAEN; encoded by the coding sequence ATGCAAAGCAAGCAAAGCATTCTCCTGGGTGTGAACATCGACCATGTGGCGACCATCCGCCAGGCGCGGGGCACCCGCTATCCCGAAGTGGTGCAGGCGGCCCTGCTGGCCGAGCAGGCCGGCGCCGATGGCATCACGGCACACCTTAGGGAGGACCGGCGCCATATCCAGGACCGTGACATCGAGCTGCTGCGAGCCATGCTCAACTCGCGCCTGAATCTGGAAATGGCGGTGACCGAGGAAATGGTGGCCATTGCCTGCCGGGTGCGCCCGCAGGCCTGCTGCCTGGTGCCCGAGCGCCGGGAGGAATTGACCACGGAAGGGGGGCTGGACGTGTCCGGCCATTTCGAGCACGTGCGCGTGGCCTGTCAGCGGTTGGGCACTGCCGGCGTGGAGGTCTCCCTGTTTATCGACCCTGAACCGCAGCAGGTGGATGCCGCCGCCCGGGCCGGAGCCCCGGTCATCGAACTCCACACCGGGCAGTACGCGGAAGCCGCCAGTGGGGCCCAGCAGCGACAGGAGCTGGAGCGGCTCGCCCGGGCGGCCTTGCAGGCGGAGGGCCTCGGATTGCAGGTGAATGCCGGTCATGGACTGCATTACCACAATGTGGAGCCCATCTGCCGCATTGGCCAGTTTCGCGAATTGAACATCGGCCATGCCATCGTGGCGCGAGCCTTGTTTGTGGGCATGGAACGCGCCGTTTCCGACATGAAAACCCTGATGGTCAAGGCGCGGGCGGAGAATTGA
- the era gene encoding GTPase Era, whose product MKAGYVGLIGRPNAGKSTLLNHLLGQKISITSRRPQTTRHRIHGIKTTDAGQAVYVDTPGLHASEKRAMNRYLNRTADNALLGVDLIVWVVDSWSWTPDNELILGKVKQASCPVILAVNKVDQCEDKSRLLPFLEDAAARFAFAEIVPISALKGTNLDALEDKIMSLLPEGEAIYPDDQVTDRPMRFFAAEIIREKLIRSLGQEVPHALTVEIEQYKHEKGVIHIHAVIWVERDGQKTIVIGHRGEVLKKVGQRAREDLEKMLERKVYLNLWVKVKRGWSDSERALQRLGYSDS is encoded by the coding sequence ATGAAAGCTGGCTATGTGGGTTTGATCGGGCGGCCCAACGCGGGTAAATCGACTCTGCTGAATCATTTGCTGGGACAGAAGATCAGCATCACCTCGCGCCGGCCGCAGACCACGCGGCACCGAATCCATGGAATCAAGACCACCGACGCAGGACAGGCGGTGTATGTAGACACGCCGGGGCTTCACGCAAGCGAAAAGCGGGCCATGAACCGTTACCTCAACCGCACCGCCGACAATGCGCTGCTGGGGGTGGACCTGATCGTGTGGGTGGTGGACTCCTGGTCCTGGACCCCGGATAACGAACTCATCCTGGGGAAGGTCAAGCAGGCCTCCTGCCCGGTGATACTGGCTGTGAACAAGGTCGACCAGTGCGAGGACAAGTCGCGCTTGCTGCCGTTCCTGGAGGATGCGGCGGCACGCTTCGCTTTCGCGGAAATCGTGCCCATCTCCGCGCTTAAGGGTACCAACCTGGATGCACTGGAAGACAAGATCATGTCCCTGCTGCCCGAGGGCGAGGCCATCTATCCGGACGATCAGGTCACGGACCGTCCCATGCGCTTTTTCGCGGCGGAAATCATCCGCGAGAAGCTGATCCGCAGCCTGGGACAAGAGGTGCCGCATGCTCTCACGGTGGAGATCGAGCAGTACAAGCATGAAAAGGGCGTGATTCACATCCACGCCGTAATCTGGGTGGAGCGTGACGGTCAGAAGACCATCGTCATCGGACACCGGGGCGAGGTGCTCAAGAAGGTCGGCCAAAGGGCCCGGGAGGACCTGGAAAAGATGCTGGAGCGCAAGGTCTACCTGAACCTTTGGGTCAAGGTGAAGCGCGGTTGGTCCGACAGCGAGCGGGCCCTGCAAAGACTGGGGTATTCCGACAGCTAA
- the recO gene encoding DNA repair protein RecO: MGAKDRVLLETCFVLHRRPYRETSLLVDVFSRDRGVVRLLAKGATRGKGGRAGLLQPFLPLSLSWAGSVELPTLTEAEADGPAHALAGAALFCGLYLNELLLRLLPALDSHPALFECYQDLLLALASGEPAEPQLRFFELSLLDELGYGLLLDFEATGAEPIRADRHYVYHIEEGARASEPRRGAVRGTTLLGLRRRCLPGPLEISEAKQLMRFVLGHYLGGKPLKSRELFKGPGRR; this comes from the coding sequence ATGGGCGCGAAGGACAGGGTTCTGCTGGAAACCTGTTTTGTCTTGCATCGGAGGCCTTACCGGGAGACCAGCCTGCTGGTGGATGTGTTTTCCCGCGACAGGGGAGTGGTGAGACTGTTGGCCAAGGGAGCCACGCGCGGCAAGGGTGGACGGGCAGGCCTGTTGCAACCCTTTCTGCCACTTAGCCTGTCCTGGGCCGGAAGCGTAGAACTGCCGACGCTGACTGAAGCGGAGGCCGACGGCCCGGCCCATGCCCTCGCCGGCGCGGCGCTGTTTTGCGGCCTGTATCTCAACGAACTGCTGCTGCGGCTCCTTCCGGCACTGGATTCTCACCCCGCCTTGTTCGAGTGTTATCAAGACCTGCTCCTCGCCCTGGCAAGCGGCGAGCCAGCGGAACCGCAGCTGCGTTTCTTCGAGCTCAGCCTGCTGGACGAACTCGGTTACGGGCTGCTACTGGATTTCGAGGCGACCGGGGCCGAGCCGATCCGGGCGGATCGGCACTATGTCTATCACATCGAGGAAGGCGCGCGCGCGAGTGAGCCGCGCCGCGGGGCAGTCCGCGGTACCACCCTGCTCGGGCTGCGCCGGCGGTGCCTGCCGGGGCCCTTGGAAATCAGCGAAGCCAAGCAGTTGATGCGCTTCGTGCTCGGGCACTACCTGGGCGGCAAGCCGCTCAAGAGCCGCGAACTGTTCAAAGGGCCTGGCCGCAGGTGA
- the dusA gene encoding tRNA dihydrouridine(20/20a) synthase DusA: protein MVSNFTSPRSCPSRRLSLAPMLEWTDRHFRYFLRLITRHTLLYTEMITTGAVLHGDRERLLGYDPQEHPLALQLGGSNPAELAACARIAEDLGYDEVNLNVGCPSDRVQNGRFGACLMAEPQLVSECVAAMKASAKLPVTVKTRIGIDERDSYEELCAFVETVAAGGCETFIIHARKAWLQGLSPKENREIPPLRYDVALALKRDFAGLQVILNGGIQSLNESLEHLREFDGVMIGRAAYHNPYALAEADRLIFGDAHPVPSRHEVLDAFLPYVEAQLSTGVRLQSMSRHILGLFHGTGGGRRWRRHLSEHAHKQGATAAVLREAAALTIPAQAEPA, encoded by the coding sequence ATGGTTTCGAATTTCACAAGCCCGCGGTCATGCCCTTCGCGCCGTCTGTCGCTGGCACCCATGCTGGAGTGGACGGACCGTCATTTCCGCTACTTTCTCCGCCTCATCACCCGTCACACCCTCCTGTATACCGAGATGATCACCACGGGCGCCGTGCTCCACGGCGACCGCGAGCGGTTGTTGGGCTACGACCCCCAGGAGCACCCGCTCGCCCTGCAACTGGGCGGCAGTAACCCGGCCGAACTGGCGGCTTGCGCCAGGATCGCCGAGGACCTGGGCTACGACGAGGTCAATCTGAACGTGGGCTGTCCCAGCGACCGCGTCCAGAACGGCCGCTTCGGCGCCTGCCTGATGGCCGAGCCGCAACTGGTTTCCGAGTGTGTGGCCGCCATGAAGGCAAGCGCGAAGCTTCCCGTCACGGTGAAGACCCGGATCGGCATCGACGAGCGGGACTCCTACGAGGAACTGTGTGCCTTCGTGGAGACGGTGGCAGCAGGGGGCTGCGAGACTTTTATCATCCACGCCCGCAAGGCCTGGCTTCAGGGCCTGTCGCCTAAGGAGAACCGGGAGATCCCACCACTGCGCTACGATGTGGCGCTGGCGCTGAAGCGCGACTTTGCCGGCCTGCAGGTCATTCTCAACGGCGGTATCCAGAGCCTGAACGAGAGTCTGGAGCACCTGCGCGAATTTGACGGTGTAATGATCGGCCGGGCGGCCTATCACAATCCCTACGCGCTCGCTGAGGCGGACCGCCTGATTTTCGGCGATGCGCACCCGGTACCATCGCGGCATGAGGTGCTGGATGCTTTCCTGCCGTACGTGGAAGCGCAGTTGTCCACGGGCGTCAGACTGCAAAGTATGAGCCGACATATCCTGGGCTTGTTCCACGGCACAGGCGGAGGCAGGCGCTGGCGGCGTCATCTGAGCGAGCACGCCCACAAGCAAGGTGCGACAGCGGCGGTGCTGCGCGAAGCGGCAGCGCTCACCATTCCGGCCCAAGCCGAGCCGGCCTAG
- a CDS encoding HDOD domain-containing protein produces the protein MKDHVSVSIREILAGNVQLASPPEIFLKINKILDDPNGSLGEVTFLIEHDAGLTARLLKIVNSALYHFPSPVSSIRDAVKIIGYQELRDLVLATLVVDRFSSLPNGLISMRNFWMMSVRCALIAKFLAERHPQKQQLGASFVCGLLHEIGRLIVYQRLPEPSRAAVLLATRDNIPEFQAQRHVFGFDYYAVGAELARRWRLPQVIVSSIEFHEAPGGAGEFSLQTALVCIAYQLHVMDFRDNAWLDKQLSEHAEVWEIIGLTREVLGEVLPQVETEFLSVFSTIFQDR, from the coding sequence ATGAAGGACCACGTCAGCGTAAGCATCAGGGAAATTCTCGCAGGAAATGTCCAACTCGCCTCACCCCCTGAGATATTCCTAAAGATCAACAAGATACTTGACGATCCGAACGGCAGTCTGGGAGAAGTGACGTTTCTCATCGAACACGATGCCGGGCTGACGGCACGCCTGCTCAAAATCGTCAACAGCGCGCTCTACCATTTTCCAAGTCCGGTCTCCTCCATCCGGGACGCCGTCAAGATCATCGGCTACCAGGAACTGCGGGATCTCGTCCTCGCAACCCTGGTGGTGGACCGCTTCTCTTCCCTGCCCAACGGGCTCATCTCGATGCGCAACTTCTGGATGATGAGCGTGCGTTGCGCGCTGATCGCCAAATTCCTGGCGGAACGCCACCCGCAGAAGCAGCAACTCGGCGCCAGTTTCGTCTGCGGATTATTGCACGAAATCGGCCGACTCATCGTCTATCAGCGCCTGCCCGAGCCGTCCCGCGCCGCCGTGCTGCTGGCCACGCGGGATAATATCCCGGAATTTCAGGCGCAGCGGCACGTGTTCGGCTTTGACTACTATGCCGTGGGTGCCGAATTGGCCCGGCGCTGGCGGCTGCCCCAGGTGATCGTGAGCAGCATCGAGTTCCACGAGGCGCCGGGGGGCGCCGGCGAATTCAGCTTGCAGACGGCACTCGTGTGCATCGCCTACCAACTCCATGTGATGGACTTTCGCGATAACGCCTGGCTCGACAAGCAGTTGAGTGAACATGCCGAGGTCTGGGAAATCATCGGGCTCACCCGGGAGGTGCTGGGCGAGGTGCTGCCTCAAGTGGAGACGGAATTTCTCAGCGTTTTTAGCACCATCTTCCAGGACCGCTGA
- the rnc gene encoding ribonuclease III: MSRQVETFARKLGLQFKDPALLRQALTHRSADHKHNERLEFLGDSVLGFVVAERLYEKFPEADEGVLSRLRATLVNQTSLAGVARNLNLGDHLILGSGELKSGGFRRDSILSDALEAVMGALLKDQGYEICRDWILNLFGEAIEGLSPDDRRKDPKTRLQEIMQGRGLELPIYILLSMSGLPHDQQFRVECRVPLMPESSEGEGPSRKRAEQQAAERMLQKLAEQDQGLL, encoded by the coding sequence TTGAGTAGACAGGTTGAAACCTTCGCCCGGAAGCTGGGCCTTCAGTTCAAGGATCCGGCCTTGCTACGCCAGGCGCTCACCCACCGCAGCGCCGACCACAAGCACAACGAGCGCCTGGAGTTCCTTGGCGACTCGGTACTGGGTTTCGTCGTGGCGGAGCGCCTGTACGAAAAGTTTCCGGAGGCGGACGAAGGTGTCCTCAGCCGCTTGCGCGCTACCCTGGTGAACCAGACCTCCCTGGCGGGCGTGGCCCGCAACCTGAACCTGGGCGACCATCTCATCCTCGGCTCCGGTGAACTCAAGAGCGGTGGCTTTCGCCGTGACTCCATCCTGTCTGACGCCTTGGAAGCGGTGATGGGCGCGCTGCTCAAGGACCAGGGTTACGAGATTTGCCGGGACTGGATTCTCAATCTGTTCGGCGAGGCCATCGAGGGGCTCAGCCCCGATGACCGCCGCAAGGACCCCAAGACACGCCTGCAGGAGATCATGCAGGGGCGTGGGTTGGAGCTTCCCATCTATATTTTGCTGTCCATGTCAGGCTTGCCCCACGACCAGCAGTTCCGCGTGGAGTGCCGCGTACCGCTGATGCCCGAATCCAGCGAGGGCGAGGGGCCGTCACGCAAGCGCGCTGAACAGCAGGCCGCCGAGCGCATGCTGCAGAAGCTGGCGGAACAGGACCAGGGCTTGTTATGA
- the lepB gene encoding signal peptidase I, whose protein sequence is MDMDFSFFLVVASAVTGLIWGGYLLWLKMAGEESLPEKEPILVDYARSFFPIIFIVLLLRSFLVEPFRIPSGSMMPTLLIGDFILVNKFTYGVRLPVLNTKIVEMGEPKRGDIVVFRFPKDPTVDYIKRVVGLPGDKVGYYNKQVFINGEPVKQTPLGEYHGTGKGESMSGSILLSEDLADVTHDILIREGQPTVQGEFTVPAGHYFVMGDNRDNSNDSRYWGTVPEANLVGRAFFIWMSWDLDNGGVAFNRLGTVLK, encoded by the coding sequence ATGGACATGGATTTTTCATTCTTCCTGGTGGTGGCCAGTGCCGTCACCGGCCTGATCTGGGGCGGCTACCTGCTATGGCTCAAGATGGCCGGCGAGGAAAGCCTGCCGGAGAAAGAGCCGATCCTGGTGGACTACGCCCGGTCCTTCTTTCCCATCATCTTCATCGTGCTGCTGCTGCGCTCCTTCCTGGTGGAGCCGTTCCGCATTCCTTCGGGGTCGATGATGCCGACCCTGCTCATCGGCGATTTCATCCTAGTGAACAAGTTCACCTATGGGGTCCGACTGCCGGTGCTCAACACCAAAATCGTGGAGATGGGCGAGCCTAAGCGCGGCGATATCGTGGTTTTTCGCTTTCCCAAGGATCCGACGGTGGATTACATCAAGCGGGTGGTCGGGCTGCCGGGCGACAAGGTGGGCTATTACAATAAGCAGGTATTCATCAACGGCGAACCGGTCAAGCAGACGCCCTTGGGCGAATACCACGGCACGGGCAAGGGAGAGAGCATGAGCGGCTCCATCCTGCTGTCGGAGGACCTGGCGGATGTGACCCACGATATACTCATACGGGAAGGCCAACCTACCGTGCAGGGTGAATTCACCGTGCCCGCCGGACATTATTTCGTTATGGGCGACAACCGCGACAACAGCAACGACAGCCGTTACTGGGGCACGGTCCCGGAGGCCAATCTGGTGGGGCGAGCATTTTTCATCTGGATGAGTTGGGACCTGGACAACGGCGGCGTCGCCTTCAACCGTCTGGGGACTGTCCTGAAGTGA
- the hemH gene encoding ferrochelatase has product MEQTPTTAETAVLLVNLGTPDAPTASAVRRYLGEFLSDPRVIEIPKPLWWPILHGVILRVRPRKSAKAYATIWGERGSPLLSLTTDLGEAVKGRLEAAGLQGLRLEIAMRYGNPSITAQLERLKAEGVKRIVVLPLYPQYAAATSASIFDAVADTFRRWRHLPHLDFISDYHLDGGYLDAVAASIAEFWQSGEGRAPLLLFSFHGLPERCRELGDPYYQQCLASAKEIAARLELKESDWRVVFQSRFGPAKWIQPYCVDTLRALPGEGIKSVDLVCPGFAVDCLETLEEIAIANREVFLEAGGERYRYIPALNSRADHAGALAAILRRRLGV; this is encoded by the coding sequence ATGGAACAGACCCCGACCACCGCCGAAACAGCGGTATTGCTGGTCAATCTGGGCACGCCGGACGCGCCAACCGCATCGGCGGTACGGCGTTATCTGGGCGAATTTTTATCGGACCCGCGAGTCATCGAGATACCCAAGCCGCTGTGGTGGCCCATCCTGCACGGGGTGATCCTGCGGGTGAGGCCGCGCAAGTCCGCCAAGGCCTATGCCACGATCTGGGGTGAGCGCGGCTCGCCCTTGCTCAGCTTGACCACCGATCTGGGCGAAGCCGTCAAGGGGCGGCTCGAAGCAGCCGGGCTGCAAGGCCTCCGCCTGGAAATCGCGATGCGCTACGGCAACCCTTCCATTACCGCGCAGTTGGAAAGACTCAAGGCGGAGGGCGTCAAACGAATCGTGGTCCTGCCCTTGTATCCGCAATATGCCGCCGCCACCAGCGCCTCCATCTTCGATGCGGTGGCCGATACCTTCCGCCGCTGGCGTCATCTGCCACATCTGGATTTCATCAGCGACTACCATCTCGATGGCGGCTATCTCGACGCCGTGGCGGCCAGCATCGCCGAGTTCTGGCAGTCGGGCGAGGGGCGGGCGCCGCTGCTGCTGTTCTCCTTCCATGGCCTGCCTGAGCGCTGCCGGGAACTGGGCGACCCGTATTACCAACAATGTCTGGCTAGCGCCAAGGAGATCGCGGCGCGCCTTGAATTGAAGGAGTCCGACTGGCGTGTGGTGTTCCAATCGCGCTTCGGGCCTGCCAAATGGATCCAGCCCTACTGCGTGGATACCTTGCGGGCCTTGCCGGGCGAGGGAATAAAGTCGGTCGATCTGGTCTGCCCCGGATTCGCGGTGGACTGCCTGGAGACCCTGGAGGAGATCGCTATCGCCAACCGGGAGGTATTTCTGGAGGCTGGCGGAGAACGCTACCGCTATATCCCGGCCCTCAATAGCCGTGCCGACCATGCGGGAGCCCTGGCGGCCATCCTGCGTCGTCGCCTGGGTGTCTGA